A stretch of Rhododendron vialii isolate Sample 1 chromosome 4a, ASM3025357v1 DNA encodes these proteins:
- the LOC131324153 gene encoding uncharacterized protein LOC131324153: protein MRVPITIVLSILLVLLIQQPCKASRVLYEDGEKMVVKNKGDMLILESLQRAPVPPSGSSGCTNIPGGGGPSCLAAQEMNFAGDAAFPRASAYPHLVVPLGIAKNQR from the coding sequence ATGAGGGTTCCAATTACTATTGTACTATCAATACTTCTAGTTCTTCTAATTCAACAACCATGCAAAGCTAGTAGGGTTTTGTATGAAGATGGCGAAAAAATGGTGGTGAAGAACAAAGGAGACATGCTGATTCTGGAGTCACTTCAAAGGGCTCCGGTCCCTCCTTCTGGATCATCTGGGTGCACCAACATCCCCGGCGGTGGTGGTCCAAGCTGCCTTGCGGCTCAAGAAATGAACTTTGCCGGTGATGCTGCTTTCCCTCGCGCTAGTGCTTACCCCCATCTCGTGGTTCCTTTAGGCATTGCTAAAAATCAGAGATAA